A part of Vespula pensylvanica isolate Volc-1 chromosome 20, ASM1446617v1, whole genome shotgun sequence genomic DNA contains:
- the LOC122635898 gene encoding uncharacterized protein LOC122635898 isoform X2 has product MSGSDGKEDQSERAKEGNVVLMGETLAKNCTHNDPQCCFNVDFMRLGVDIAGDIEEETVISTDITDYVPLTSMTINESEVDTSDSDTVYSENMKCSIVSTSPEVSPHNLSTKSISIHSPSRRSRESCSCDVYKANRDIFREELQAAMKFQNLWSNLRQQIRAVFKTALKVSHSSDTLQSQHEMFPLIDMHDTVTQLCKRDPYQLFMRLVGQAQEFVVEVKVRLLALLDDRSVNNLAEIFLAGLLDDYDALISTAFKISIIVKPLKKHLCKFNLTWDCFIKKLYQIYVYNNPLVQNNLPPFLVQLRKVLLLKGLEYQELIRRYLSFDDEMITIRSLWPEIEPWMVKYNAEQAVQMTQLRHIREGWGLFTTIRKIMEIRKLMKLSDGGSKMQDIDGQLTAFIELAKHGASSTDGKSSSPTPDFSSFSSDSLNISQCLEVVQILLDDWNKARHQKLVDIARELTVRHMVANENDPDSLAYAHASNHLEQFAIRRVRSHGKDISIEDSIVEEENDCKCQECTKPSTAPVSGNGRIGNIELPTDNVNFFPIIANGLMKHIINFTATNSSNTEIQLKKLFEEMKDTIGLKEEKDIILKNVDDNIDTQPSTPQPCQCVHLHAKEIAERKKGTIEDPPCPCLLNSKRKWDICPCLTKILEEPAVTNTHPKEISSNSVAVNCNQELTKPTVKTGSTQSTQTQTRHSTTQTPNSNHNRITFPSTTTHPYTHRSVPDVTKSTVPSHKLHTHNNHNSHACHKQTNVEHIKRVSCNDLSSGDGDCSDSASSQEDSCSTSSSAQRDSSRHCDCCYCEVFGHGVPSVAPVSRNYNEMRERLRQILTKKKAKKCKATYSTPKSLVDVALPLSNVNQESKPIMNNLALRSNTPVSTTLSEDPRDQRNLEELLDFIEGNQNGKKDNNKKAEKKARQKQRKLQEKMKKDRQEAEKQKLIELQKKTPEVTITVVDSQKPVNQRFLPQCNLPEVSILPTSNPNILSSGKHITNKKKEKQETCNINTNNSGNNKVKIASSVTANLKMKNISNADKLEQITNSNQSSKIDIKSGKLEFSNKAFKGTTNINALNTKDNANHIVDKLAAMELTDKQLTKKERKKLRREMRKQEEAKMNANVEPVQHTENQPQIVTIKRIMESNSTEPTVTITLKGQTPAEDKVLFTLVNGQTKEVPLHKSEQEQNLCNNNNNNNNNNNNNNNNNNNNNNNNKRKKSNKASSNNETIQSNKLHQASSTKQQQQVKVCDAKHTTKYQTNNEKSKGIKQTEERKIQQHGVNEIKTTKSKKDKKNSETKENVSQHQQNLSSKSKNLQQNTQVKKTNRSVNITQMTDIHKCNVTLEPVIKTKNQHEKINENVGISNKHKKLVNITNTNKSMKNEQQKLQIKGNNNTIKQGSFSAIPSTSDDVINSSLSSQFRDISLNTKINIENLKLPPGITITKVDVPVKPLPIKSAPMPKPVNPPKQTTIIAAPMSGVQSSYASPQAGGNVIVVDTGKLKQDLLPKPNEIELSRDMRPSQTITGKKKKKKNKSSSSTNNLIQSAIKNAECSVNDNNISEESARILHNPNTNMVTIRNPAFGPMKVPPTQQAAIIKVSENGMVTIRSPALQQAINAGLAAPSKPDYIVKGDLSSNTAQLDTININVKRTNDMIPSSLAELRSRLTPDCTGGLAGLANIQISKVAKGQPIPENGINLKGTSVTLTKVRTDTNMDDVHHTKAAVREAINASITATTTTGKGKKKKKRGNCTRQCGDDWNLVERIFYRERIHT; this is encoded by the exons atgagcGGTAGTGACGGAAAGGAAGATCAATCTGAGAGAGCAAAGGAAGGAAACGTCGTCTTGATGGGTGAAACTCTAGCAAAAAATTGTACGCACAATGATCCCCAATGTTGTTTTAATGTTGATTTTATGCGATTGGGGGTTGACATAGCAGGTGACATAGAGGAAGAAACCGTTATATCTACCGATATTACGGACTATGTTCCTCTCACG AGTATGACTATAAATGAAAGCGAGGTTGATACCTCCGACAGTGACACAGTGTATtctgaaaatatgaaatgttCTATTGTATCTACAAGTCCAGAGGTATCACCCCATAATCTATCTACAAAATCAATATCGATTCATAGTCCTTCAAGACGAAGTAGAGAGTCATGTTCGTGCGACGTTTATAAAGCTAACAG AGATATATTCCGTGAGGAGCTTCAAGCTGCCATGAAATTTCAGAACCTTTGGTCTAATTTAAGGCAGCAAATACGCGCAGTTTTTAAAACCGCTTTGAAAGTTTCTCACTCGTCCGATACTTTACAATCCCAACATGAAATGTTTCCTTTGATCGATATGCACGATACGGTAACTCA ATTATGCAAAAGGGATccttatcaattatttatgagGTTAGTGGGTCAGGCACAAGAATTTGTTGTAGAAGTTAAAGTACGCCTATTGGCACTTCTAGATGACCGTAGTGTGAATAATTTAGCCGAAATCTTTCTTGCCG GGCTTTTGGATGACTATGATGCGTTAATATCAACCGcttttaaaatttctataatagtAAAACCGCTAAAAAAACATCtgtgtaaatttaatttaacatgggattgttttattaagaaattatatcaaatttatgtCTATAATAATCCATTGGTACAAAATAATTTGCCTCCTTTTCTTGTACag TTAAGGAAAGTTTTACTACTGAAAGGCTTGGAATATCAGGAACTAATTCGTAGATATCTGTCATTTGACGATGAAATGATAACAATACGTAGCCTGTGGCCAGAGATAGAGCCATGGATGGttaaatataa TGCAGAACAAGCAGTACAAATGACACAACTCAGGCACATTAGAGAAGGCTGGGGATTATTTACAACTATTCGAAAGATCATGGAAATACGGAAATTGATGAAATTATCGGATGGTGGAAG CAAAATGCAAGACATCGATGGGCAATTAACTGCTTTCATCGAACTAGCGAAACACGGTGCATCTAGTACAGATGGTAAATCCTCAAGTCCTACTCCAGATTTTAGCTCATTTAGCTCAGATTCACTTAATATATCTCAATGTCTTGAAGTAGTCCAAATTTTATTGGATGACTGGAACAAAGCTCGTCATCAAAAATTAGTTGATATTGCAAGAGAACTTACAGTGAGACATATGGTAGCTAATGAGAACGATCCAGACTCTTTAGCTTATGCGCATGCATCAAATCATTTAGAACAATTTGCGATTAGAAGAGTCAG GAGTCATGgaaaagatatatctatagaaGATAGTATcgtggaagaagaaaacgattgTAAATGTCAAGAATGTACAAAACCTTCGACAGCTCCAGTG AGTGGAAACGGTCGTATTGGAAATATCGAATTACCAACGGACAACGTAAATTTCTTTCCTATAATCGCTAATGGATTAATGA AACACATTATTAACTTCACCGCTACTAATAGCAGTAATActgaaattcaattaaaaaaactattcgaagaaatgaaagatacaATTGgtcttaaagaagaaaaagatattattttaaagaacgtAGATGACAATATTGATACACAGCCATCTACTCCACAACCTTGTCAATGTGTGCATCTACATGCAAAAGAAATAgctgaaaggaagaaaggaactATAGAAGATCCTCCCTGTCCTTGTCTTTTAaactcaaaaagaaaatgggatATTTGTCCGTGTTTAACGAAAA TTTTAGAAGAACCTGCTGTTACTAATACTCATCCTAAAGAGATATCGTCCAATTCAGTTGCGGTCAATTGTAATCAAGAATTAACTAAACCAACTGTTAAAACGGGATCTACGCAATCTACGCAAACGCAAACAAGGCATTCCACGACACAAACACCTAATTCAAATCATAATCGTATCACATTTCCAA GTACTACCACTCATCCGTATACTCATAGATCTGTTCCGGATGTGACAAAAAGTACAGTGCCTTCGCACAAACTTCATACCCACAACAATCATAACTCACACGCCTGtcataaacaaacaaatgtcGAACACATCAAGAGGGTATCGTGTAACGATT TAAGTTCTGGAGACGGAGATTGTTCCGATTCTGCAAGCAGTCAAGAAGATTCTTGTTCAACCAGTAGCTCCGCACAAAGAGATTCTAGTAGACATTGCGATTGCTGTTATTGCGAAGTTTTCGGTCATGGAGTT ccaTCCGTAGCACCAGTTAGTAGAAATTATAACGAGATGAGAGAACGATTAAGGCAAATATTGACAAAGAAGAAAGCTAAAAAATGTAAAGCTACGTATAGTACGCCAAAAAGTCTGGTTGACGTGGCACTGCCACTTTCCAATGTCAATCAGGAATCCAAACcaattatgaataatttagCGTTAAGATCAAATACTCCTGTTTCGACAACATTATCGGAAGATCCTCGGGATCAAAGAAATTTAGAAGAATTATTGGACTTTATCGAAGGTAATCAGAATgggaaaaaggataataacAAGAAGGCTGAGAAAAAGGCAAGGCAGAAGCAACGTAAG TTGcaagagaagatgaaaaaggacAGACAGGAAGCGGAGAAgcagaaattaatcgaattacaAAAGAAGACACCGGAGGTTACGATCACCGTTGTCGATTCTCAGAAACCTGTCAATCAAAGATTTTTACCTCAGTGCAATCTTCCCGAAGTGTCGATTTTACCTACATCCAATCCAAACATTTTATCAAGTGGAAAACATAtaacgaataagaagaaggagaagcaaGAGACGTgcaatattaatacaaataattctgGTAATAACAAAGTAAAAATCGCATCCTCGGTAACAGCGAATttgaagatgaaaaatatatcgaatgcGGATAAGTTAGAACAAATTACAAATTCTAATCAATCGAGtaagatcgatataaaaagtgGAAAACTTGAATTTAGTAATAAAGCTTTTAAAGGAACGACGAATATTAACGCATTGAATACAAAAGACAATGCCAATCATATCGTAGACAAATTGGCAGCAATGGAATTAACGGATAAACAATTgactaagaaagaaaggaaaaaattaaggaGAGAAATGAGGAAGCAAGAGGAAGCTAAAATGAATGCAAACGTAGAGCCTGTTCAACATACAGAAAATCAACCACAAATCGTtacgattaaaagaataatgGAATCTAATAGTACGGAACCAACGGTTACAATAACGTTAAAAGGACAAACTCCTGCGGAGgataaagttttatttacGTTGGTAAATGGACAAACCAAGGAAGTTCCTTTACATAAATCTGaacaagaacaaaatttatgtaacaacaacaacaacaacaacaacaataacaataacaacaacaacaacaacaataataataataataataataaaaggaagaaaagtaacAAAGCATCCAGCAATAACGAAACTATACAAAGTAATAAGTTACATCAAGCCAGTAGTACAAAACAACAGCAACAAGTTAAAGTGTGCGACGCGAAGCATACGACGAAGTATCAAACCAACAACGAAAAGTCGAAAGGTATTAAACAAACCGAAGAACGGAAAATACAACAGCATGGTgttaacgaaattaaaactACAAAGTCtaagaaggataagaagaatTCTGAAACCAAAGAAAACGTCTCGCAGCATCAACAGAATCTATcgagtaagagtaagaattTACAACAAAATACTCAAGTTAAGAAGACGAACAGATCTGTTAATATTACGCAAATGACGGATATACATAAGTGTAACGTTACACTCGAACCAGTTATAAAGACAAAGAATCAACAtgagaaaattaatgagaatGTCGGTATAAGTAATAAACATAAGAAACTTGTAAATATAACTAATACGAATAAATCTATGAAGAACGAGCAACAAAAGTTACAAATAAagggaaataataatacgattaaacAAGGATCGTTCTCAGCCATACCATCTACGTCGGACGACGTAATAAATTCATCGCTGAGCTCCCAATTTAGAGATATTAGTTTAAATACCAAAATCAATATAGAAAATCTTAAATTACCACCAGGCATCACGATAACGAAGGTCGACGTACCCGTTAAACCACTTCCTATTAAATCAGCACCGATGCCTAAGCCGGTTAATCCTCCAAAGCAAACAACGATAATAGCAGCTCCTATGAGCGGAGTTCAATCTAGTTATGCGAGTCCACAAGCTGGTGGCAATGTGATAGTAGTAGATACCGGAAAACTTAAACAAGATTTACTTCCAAAGCCAAACGAAATAG AATTATCGAGAGACATGCGTCCAAGTCAGACGATAACgggtaagaaaaagaagaagaaaaataagagttCAAGCAGTACGAACAATTTGATACAAAGTGCAATTAAGAATGCCGAGTGTTCGgttaacgataataacattTCGGAAGAATCCGCTAGAATACTTCACAATCCAAATACAAATATGGTTACGATAAGGAATCCTGCGTTTGGTCCGATGAAGGTACCGCCGACGCAACAAGCAGCTATAATAAAGGTTTCGGAGAATGGTATGGTCACAATAAGAAGTCCAGCACTTCAGCAGGCGATCAATGCCGGCTTGGCGGCACCTTCAAAACCAGATTATATAGTTAAAGGTGATCTTTCTTCGAATACAGCACAGTTGGATACAATAAACATAAATGTTAAGCGTACAAACGATATGATACCCAGTAGTTTAGCTGAACTACGGTCACGATTGACACCCGATTGCACCGGTGGTTTGGCCGGGCTCGCTAACATACAAATTAGCAAAGTGGCGAAGGGTCAACCTATACCCGAGAATGGGATCAACCTGAAAGGTACTAGCGTAACTCTAACTAAAGTGAGAACAGATACGAATATGGATGACGTTCATCATACGAAAGCAGCAGTGAGAGAGGCTATAAACGCTTCTATAAcggctactactactaccggCAAgggcaagaaaaagaaaaagcgtggAAACTGTACGAGGCAGTGCGGAGATGACTGGAACCTCGTTG AGCGTATTTTTTACAGAGAGCGTATTCACACCTAA
- the LOC122635898 gene encoding uncharacterized protein LOC122635898 isoform X3, whose product MSGSDGKEDQSERAKEGNVVLMGETLAKNCTHNDPQCCFNVDFMRLGVDIAGDIEEETVISTDITDYVPLTSMTINESEVDTSDSDTVYSENMKCSIVSTSPEVSPHNLSTKSISIHSPSRRSRESCSCDVYKANRDIFREELQAAMKFQNLWSNLRQQIRAVFKTALKVSHSSDTLQSQHEMFPLIDMHDTVTQLCKRDPYQLFMRLVGQAQEFVVEVKVRLLALLDDRSVNNLAEIFLAGLLDDYDALISTAFKISIIVKPLKKHLCKFNLTWDCFIKKLYQIYVYNNPLVQNNLPPFLVQLRKVLLLKGLEYQELIRRYLSFDDEMITIRSLWPEIEPWMVKYNAEQAVQMTQLRHIREGWGLFTTIRKIMEIRKLMKLSDGGSKMQDIDGQLTAFIELAKHGASSTDGKSSSPTPDFSSFSSDSLNISQCLEVVQILLDDWNKARHQKLVDIARELTVRHMVANENDPDSLAYAHASNHLEQFAIRRVRSHGKDISIEDSIVEEENDCKCQECTKPSTAPVSGNGRIGNIELPTDNVNFFPIIANGLMKHIINFTATNSSNTEIQLKKLFEEMKDTIGLKEEKDIILKNVDDNIDTQPSTPQPCQCVHLHAKEIAERKKGTIEDPPCPCLLNSKRKWDICPCLTKILEEPAVTNTHPKEISSNSVAVNCNQELTKPTVKTGSTQSTQTQTRHSTTQTPNSNHNRITFPSTTTHPYTHRSVPDVTKSTVPSHKLHTHNNHNSHACHKQTNVEHIKRVSCNDLSSGDGDCSDSASSQEDSCSTSSSAQRDSSRHCDCCYCEVFGHGVPSVAPVSRNYNEMRERLRQILTKKKAKKCKATYSTPKSLVDVALPLSNVNQESKPIMNNLALRSNTPVSTTLSEDPRDQRNLEELLDFIEGNQNGKKDNNKKAEKKARQKQRKLQEKMKKDRQEAEKQKLIELQKKTPEVTITVVDSQKPVNQRFLPQCNLPEVSILPTSNPNILSSGKHITNKKKEKQETCNINTNNSGNNKVKIASSVTANLKMKNISNADKLEQITNSNQSSKIDIKSGKLEFSNKAFKGTTNINALNTKDNANHIVDKLAAMELTDKQLTKKERKKLRREMRKQEEAKMNANVEPVQHTENQPQIVTIKRIMESNSTEPTVTITLKGQTPAEDKVLFTLVNGQTKEVPLHKSEQEQNLCNNNNNNNNNNNNNNNNNNNNNNNNKRKKSNKASSNNETIQSNKLHQASSTKQQQQVKVCDAKHTTKYQTNNEKSKGIKQTEERKIQQHGVNEIKTTKSKKDKKNSETKENVSQHQQNLSSKSKNLQQNTQVKKTNRSVNITQMTDIHKCNVTLEPVIKTKNQHEKINENVGISNKHKKLVNITNTNKSMKNEQQKLQIKGNNNTIKQGSFSAIPSTSDDVINSSLSSQFRDISLNTKINIENLKLPPGITITKVDVPVKPLPIKSAPMPKPVNPPKQTTIIAAPMSGVQSSYASPQAGGNVIVVDTGKLKQDLLPKPNEIELSRDMRPSQTITGKKKKKKNKSSSSTNNLIQSAIKNAECSVNDNNISEESARILHNPNTNMVTIRNPAFGPMKVPPTQQAAIIKVSENGMVTIRSPALQQAINAGLAAPSKPDYIVKGDLSSNTAQLDTININVKRTNDMIPSSLAELRSRLTPDCTGGLAGLANIQISKVAKGQPIPENGINLKGTSVTLTKVRTDTNMDDVHHTKAAVREAINASITATTTTGKGKKKKKRGNCTRQCGDDWNLVGEKQQ is encoded by the exons atgagcGGTAGTGACGGAAAGGAAGATCAATCTGAGAGAGCAAAGGAAGGAAACGTCGTCTTGATGGGTGAAACTCTAGCAAAAAATTGTACGCACAATGATCCCCAATGTTGTTTTAATGTTGATTTTATGCGATTGGGGGTTGACATAGCAGGTGACATAGAGGAAGAAACCGTTATATCTACCGATATTACGGACTATGTTCCTCTCACG AGTATGACTATAAATGAAAGCGAGGTTGATACCTCCGACAGTGACACAGTGTATtctgaaaatatgaaatgttCTATTGTATCTACAAGTCCAGAGGTATCACCCCATAATCTATCTACAAAATCAATATCGATTCATAGTCCTTCAAGACGAAGTAGAGAGTCATGTTCGTGCGACGTTTATAAAGCTAACAG AGATATATTCCGTGAGGAGCTTCAAGCTGCCATGAAATTTCAGAACCTTTGGTCTAATTTAAGGCAGCAAATACGCGCAGTTTTTAAAACCGCTTTGAAAGTTTCTCACTCGTCCGATACTTTACAATCCCAACATGAAATGTTTCCTTTGATCGATATGCACGATACGGTAACTCA ATTATGCAAAAGGGATccttatcaattatttatgagGTTAGTGGGTCAGGCACAAGAATTTGTTGTAGAAGTTAAAGTACGCCTATTGGCACTTCTAGATGACCGTAGTGTGAATAATTTAGCCGAAATCTTTCTTGCCG GGCTTTTGGATGACTATGATGCGTTAATATCAACCGcttttaaaatttctataatagtAAAACCGCTAAAAAAACATCtgtgtaaatttaatttaacatgggattgttttattaagaaattatatcaaatttatgtCTATAATAATCCATTGGTACAAAATAATTTGCCTCCTTTTCTTGTACag TTAAGGAAAGTTTTACTACTGAAAGGCTTGGAATATCAGGAACTAATTCGTAGATATCTGTCATTTGACGATGAAATGATAACAATACGTAGCCTGTGGCCAGAGATAGAGCCATGGATGGttaaatataa TGCAGAACAAGCAGTACAAATGACACAACTCAGGCACATTAGAGAAGGCTGGGGATTATTTACAACTATTCGAAAGATCATGGAAATACGGAAATTGATGAAATTATCGGATGGTGGAAG CAAAATGCAAGACATCGATGGGCAATTAACTGCTTTCATCGAACTAGCGAAACACGGTGCATCTAGTACAGATGGTAAATCCTCAAGTCCTACTCCAGATTTTAGCTCATTTAGCTCAGATTCACTTAATATATCTCAATGTCTTGAAGTAGTCCAAATTTTATTGGATGACTGGAACAAAGCTCGTCATCAAAAATTAGTTGATATTGCAAGAGAACTTACAGTGAGACATATGGTAGCTAATGAGAACGATCCAGACTCTTTAGCTTATGCGCATGCATCAAATCATTTAGAACAATTTGCGATTAGAAGAGTCAG GAGTCATGgaaaagatatatctatagaaGATAGTATcgtggaagaagaaaacgattgTAAATGTCAAGAATGTACAAAACCTTCGACAGCTCCAGTG AGTGGAAACGGTCGTATTGGAAATATCGAATTACCAACGGACAACGTAAATTTCTTTCCTATAATCGCTAATGGATTAATGA AACACATTATTAACTTCACCGCTACTAATAGCAGTAATActgaaattcaattaaaaaaactattcgaagaaatgaaagatacaATTGgtcttaaagaagaaaaagatattattttaaagaacgtAGATGACAATATTGATACACAGCCATCTACTCCACAACCTTGTCAATGTGTGCATCTACATGCAAAAGAAATAgctgaaaggaagaaaggaactATAGAAGATCCTCCCTGTCCTTGTCTTTTAaactcaaaaagaaaatgggatATTTGTCCGTGTTTAACGAAAA TTTTAGAAGAACCTGCTGTTACTAATACTCATCCTAAAGAGATATCGTCCAATTCAGTTGCGGTCAATTGTAATCAAGAATTAACTAAACCAACTGTTAAAACGGGATCTACGCAATCTACGCAAACGCAAACAAGGCATTCCACGACACAAACACCTAATTCAAATCATAATCGTATCACATTTCCAA GTACTACCACTCATCCGTATACTCATAGATCTGTTCCGGATGTGACAAAAAGTACAGTGCCTTCGCACAAACTTCATACCCACAACAATCATAACTCACACGCCTGtcataaacaaacaaatgtcGAACACATCAAGAGGGTATCGTGTAACGATT TAAGTTCTGGAGACGGAGATTGTTCCGATTCTGCAAGCAGTCAAGAAGATTCTTGTTCAACCAGTAGCTCCGCACAAAGAGATTCTAGTAGACATTGCGATTGCTGTTATTGCGAAGTTTTCGGTCATGGAGTT ccaTCCGTAGCACCAGTTAGTAGAAATTATAACGAGATGAGAGAACGATTAAGGCAAATATTGACAAAGAAGAAAGCTAAAAAATGTAAAGCTACGTATAGTACGCCAAAAAGTCTGGTTGACGTGGCACTGCCACTTTCCAATGTCAATCAGGAATCCAAACcaattatgaataatttagCGTTAAGATCAAATACTCCTGTTTCGACAACATTATCGGAAGATCCTCGGGATCAAAGAAATTTAGAAGAATTATTGGACTTTATCGAAGGTAATCAGAATgggaaaaaggataataacAAGAAGGCTGAGAAAAAGGCAAGGCAGAAGCAACGTAAG TTGcaagagaagatgaaaaaggacAGACAGGAAGCGGAGAAgcagaaattaatcgaattacaAAAGAAGACACCGGAGGTTACGATCACCGTTGTCGATTCTCAGAAACCTGTCAATCAAAGATTTTTACCTCAGTGCAATCTTCCCGAAGTGTCGATTTTACCTACATCCAATCCAAACATTTTATCAAGTGGAAAACATAtaacgaataagaagaaggagaagcaaGAGACGTgcaatattaatacaaataattctgGTAATAACAAAGTAAAAATCGCATCCTCGGTAACAGCGAATttgaagatgaaaaatatatcgaatgcGGATAAGTTAGAACAAATTACAAATTCTAATCAATCGAGtaagatcgatataaaaagtgGAAAACTTGAATTTAGTAATAAAGCTTTTAAAGGAACGACGAATATTAACGCATTGAATACAAAAGACAATGCCAATCATATCGTAGACAAATTGGCAGCAATGGAATTAACGGATAAACAATTgactaagaaagaaaggaaaaaattaaggaGAGAAATGAGGAAGCAAGAGGAAGCTAAAATGAATGCAAACGTAGAGCCTGTTCAACATACAGAAAATCAACCACAAATCGTtacgattaaaagaataatgGAATCTAATAGTACGGAACCAACGGTTACAATAACGTTAAAAGGACAAACTCCTGCGGAGgataaagttttatttacGTTGGTAAATGGACAAACCAAGGAAGTTCCTTTACATAAATCTGaacaagaacaaaatttatgtaacaacaacaacaacaacaacaacaataacaataacaacaacaacaacaacaataataataataataataataaaaggaagaaaagtaacAAAGCATCCAGCAATAACGAAACTATACAAAGTAATAAGTTACATCAAGCCAGTAGTACAAAACAACAGCAACAAGTTAAAGTGTGCGACGCGAAGCATACGACGAAGTATCAAACCAACAACGAAAAGTCGAAAGGTATTAAACAAACCGAAGAACGGAAAATACAACAGCATGGTgttaacgaaattaaaactACAAAGTCtaagaaggataagaagaatTCTGAAACCAAAGAAAACGTCTCGCAGCATCAACAGAATCTATcgagtaagagtaagaattTACAACAAAATACTCAAGTTAAGAAGACGAACAGATCTGTTAATATTACGCAAATGACGGATATACATAAGTGTAACGTTACACTCGAACCAGTTATAAAGACAAAGAATCAACAtgagaaaattaatgagaatGTCGGTATAAGTAATAAACATAAGAAACTTGTAAATATAACTAATACGAATAAATCTATGAAGAACGAGCAACAAAAGTTACAAATAAagggaaataataatacgattaaacAAGGATCGTTCTCAGCCATACCATCTACGTCGGACGACGTAATAAATTCATCGCTGAGCTCCCAATTTAGAGATATTAGTTTAAATACCAAAATCAATATAGAAAATCTTAAATTACCACCAGGCATCACGATAACGAAGGTCGACGTACCCGTTAAACCACTTCCTATTAAATCAGCACCGATGCCTAAGCCGGTTAATCCTCCAAAGCAAACAACGATAATAGCAGCTCCTATGAGCGGAGTTCAATCTAGTTATGCGAGTCCACAAGCTGGTGGCAATGTGATAGTAGTAGATACCGGAAAACTTAAACAAGATTTACTTCCAAAGCCAAACGAAATAG AATTATCGAGAGACATGCGTCCAAGTCAGACGATAACgggtaagaaaaagaagaagaaaaataagagttCAAGCAGTACGAACAATTTGATACAAAGTGCAATTAAGAATGCCGAGTGTTCGgttaacgataataacattTCGGAAGAATCCGCTAGAATACTTCACAATCCAAATACAAATATGGTTACGATAAGGAATCCTGCGTTTGGTCCGATGAAGGTACCGCCGACGCAACAAGCAGCTATAATAAAGGTTTCGGAGAATGGTATGGTCACAATAAGAAGTCCAGCACTTCAGCAGGCGATCAATGCCGGCTTGGCGGCACCTTCAAAACCAGATTATATAGTTAAAGGTGATCTTTCTTCGAATACAGCACAGTTGGATACAATAAACATAAATGTTAAGCGTACAAACGATATGATACCCAGTAGTTTAGCTGAACTACGGTCACGATTGACACCCGATTGCACCGGTGGTTTGGCCGGGCTCGCTAACATACAAATTAGCAAAGTGGCGAAGGGTCAACCTATACCCGAGAATGGGATCAACCTGAAAGGTACTAGCGTAACTCTAACTAAAGTGAGAACAGATACGAATATGGATGACGTTCATCATACGAAAGCAGCAGTGAGAGAGGCTATAAACGCTTCTATAAcggctactactactaccggCAAgggcaagaaaaagaaaaagcgtggAAACTGTACGAGGCAGTGCGGAGATGACTGGAACCTCGTTGGTGAGAAACAACAATAA